One part of the Nitrososphaerota archaeon genome encodes these proteins:
- a CDS encoding TrpB-like pyridoxal phosphate-dependent enzyme yields the protein MQRIISLPQEEMPTSWGNLKAELPEQLPLPLDPKTKKPASLDFLYRLFPKELVHQELSNEPSIKIPEDVFNEYLRIPRPTPLVRATRLEEYLKTPAEIYYKAEHLSPTGAHKMNVSIPAAYYAKKQGAERVVTLTGAGQWGSALALASASLGMKCTVYMVKVSYEQKPGRRIMMKLWGADIFPSPSDHTAAGRRFLKENPNDPGSMGTAVSEALEDALGDPKAKYCTGSLWNYTMIDQSVIGLEAKKQFELIDKYPDIVCGCIGGGSNLAGMSHPFMVNKLKGKKPDTEFIAVEPKAVPSTTRGTYTYDHGDSAEITPLIKMYTVGHKYSNPPIHAGGLRHHGKAPVISYLIYNKLMRSVAYHQNEVFEAARIFAQTEGIIVAPETAHTIKCVVDEALKCRRTGEKKIITFALTGHGLLDLAAYDMFLSGKLVDWEPTNIEVPHYI from the coding sequence ATGCAACGCATTATTTCGCTTCCACAAGAGGAGATGCCGACCTCTTGGGGGAACCTCAAGGCTGAGCTGCCTGAGCAGCTTCCGCTACCCCTAGACCCTAAGACAAAGAAGCCTGCATCCTTAGACTTCCTTTACCGACTCTTCCCGAAGGAGCTAGTACATCAGGAGCTCTCCAACGAACCTTCCATCAAGATCCCTGAAGATGTCTTCAACGAATACCTTAGAATCCCGAGGCCCACTCCCCTGGTCAGGGCGACACGGCTAGAAGAGTACCTGAAGACCCCGGCGGAAATCTACTACAAAGCTGAGCACCTAAGCCCTACTGGAGCGCACAAGATGAACGTCTCAATCCCGGCAGCGTACTACGCCAAGAAGCAGGGTGCTGAACGGGTGGTCACCTTGACAGGCGCAGGACAATGGGGTTCAGCTCTAGCGTTAGCCAGCGCATCGCTTGGAATGAAATGCACAGTATACATGGTGAAGGTGAGCTACGAGCAGAAGCCCGGCAGAAGAATCATGATGAAACTGTGGGGCGCCGACATTTTCCCCTCCCCAAGCGATCACACAGCAGCTGGTCGCCGCTTCTTGAAGGAGAACCCGAACGACCCAGGCTCAATGGGAACAGCTGTTAGCGAAGCGCTTGAAGACGCGTTGGGTGATCCGAAGGCAAAGTACTGCACAGGCTCCCTCTGGAACTACACAATGATCGACCAGTCAGTCATAGGGCTGGAGGCGAAGAAGCAGTTCGAGCTTATCGACAAGTACCCGGACATCGTCTGCGGATGCATAGGCGGAGGCTCAAACCTCGCCGGCATGTCACACCCATTCATGGTGAACAAACTGAAGGGAAAGAAGCCTGACACAGAGTTCATCGCCGTTGAACCTAAAGCTGTGCCGTCAACAACACGAGGAACATATACCTATGATCACGGAGACTCCGCTGAGATCACTCCGCTGATCAAGATGTACACGGTCGGCCACAAATACTCTAACCCACCAATACATGCAGGAGGATTACGTCACCACGGCAAAGCCCCGGTGATAAGCTACCTGATCTACAACAAGCTGATGAGATCCGTCGCCTACCATCAGAACGAGGTGTTCGAAGCCGCGAGAATATTCGCTCAGACCGAAGGCATAATCGTGGCCCCTGAGACAGCTCACACAATTAAATGCGTCGTCGACGAGGCATTGAAGTGCCGTAGAACAGGTGAGAAGAAGATAATCACGTTCGCGTTAACGGGTCACGGACTCCTAGACTTGGCCGCATACGACATGTTTCTCAGCGGCAAACTTGTGGATTGGGAACCCACCAACATCGAGGTCCCCCACTACATCTAA
- a CDS encoding ABC transporter substrate-binding protein, giving the protein MNRSTLAAVAIIAVIAIGGLSAYYFLGTGGTLSPTSSNTASTTTTSSSAAPSEPFKVKAGDSFPFAEQFFLVEMAGQDKGYYKNNYVQPEFSSFRGSSRLYEAVAAGQVNIGYGICSDVIAYRTMGVPVKVLATYVTGNPWRVLVKGDSPLQSAKDLSGKRVGTSGVRGIDHLLGVLIENKYGIKMEFVPMGGVPEMLAGIKSGSIDAFIQTPGPTQGLVEAGQLKVLVETDNAVPKPWPTFCVWATDDMIKNNGDAVSRFVKATLESVQYAQTNPDYTTSLYVKRTNASQTIAGKVVGDIQWQPSGVISEEGVNNIIAADKQGGDISANSTVRAQEVYTNQFITKP; this is encoded by the coding sequence ATGAATAGGTCCACGCTCGCTGCAGTAGCAATTATAGCTGTTATCGCGATAGGCGGTTTATCTGCGTATTACTTCTTAGGAACAGGAGGAACCCTCTCACCAACATCTTCGAACACCGCTTCAACCACTACCACCAGCTCTTCAGCCGCTCCTTCGGAGCCGTTTAAGGTCAAGGCGGGTGACAGCTTCCCCTTCGCTGAACAGTTCTTCCTAGTCGAAATGGCCGGTCAAGACAAAGGATATTACAAGAACAACTATGTGCAGCCTGAGTTCTCAAGCTTCCGTGGAAGTTCACGACTGTATGAGGCGGTTGCTGCAGGTCAAGTCAACATCGGATACGGTATCTGTTCAGATGTTATCGCATACCGTACAATGGGAGTCCCAGTCAAGGTCTTAGCCACCTATGTAACAGGTAACCCGTGGAGAGTTTTGGTGAAGGGTGATAGCCCACTTCAATCAGCCAAGGATCTGAGTGGAAAACGTGTTGGAACATCAGGTGTACGAGGAATTGATCATCTCCTCGGTGTATTGATTGAAAACAAGTACGGTATCAAGATGGAGTTTGTGCCCATGGGCGGTGTGCCTGAGATGCTTGCAGGCATCAAGTCAGGAAGCATCGACGCCTTCATTCAGACACCAGGGCCAACTCAAGGACTCGTCGAGGCTGGACAGCTAAAGGTTCTTGTTGAAACAGATAACGCTGTACCGAAGCCGTGGCCCACCTTCTGCGTATGGGCTACAGACGACATGATCAAGAACAACGGTGACGCTGTATCCCGCTTCGTAAAGGCAACCCTTGAATCAGTCCAATATGCGCAGACTAACCCGGACTACACAACTAGCCTCTACGTTAAACGCACCAACGCTTCACAGACTATTGCAGGCAAGGTTGTCGGAGATATCCAGTGGCAACCTAGCGGCGTCATCAGCGAAGAAGGAGTCAACAACATCATTGCAGCTGACAAACAAGGCGGAGACATCAGCGCAAACAGCACGGTGAGGGCGCAAGAAGTCTACACTAACCAGTTCATCACGAAACCATAA
- a CDS encoding 2Fe-2S iron-sulfur cluster-binding protein, with amino-acid sequence MGLDDVTQKSTLRCRLTFFRFDPTVDKTPRYETCEVSYERGDRILDVLLKVREDLGKDLAFRWSCRNRICGSCGVLVNGAPKLLCWDEAVPEMTVKPLPNFPVIKDLVVDRSIYDSRIQQMHPYLEPREPRPVTGEISPETLYNLKPEETQLAVKFQECIECLLCVSVCPVADGGNAKYPGPAALTRLAQYTFDPRDSLPRVDAAFKEHIYDCIRCYSCEKACPVKIPIVTGISRIQQLAKTAGKQETRHLREMVEGYF; translated from the coding sequence TTGGGATTAGATGATGTTACGCAGAAGAGCACGCTTCGATGTCGCTTAACGTTTTTCCGCTTCGATCCCACCGTCGATAAGACACCTCGTTACGAGACCTGTGAAGTTAGCTACGAGCGAGGCGACCGTATTCTTGATGTGCTTCTCAAAGTGCGGGAAGACCTTGGAAAAGATTTAGCGTTTAGATGGTCATGCAGAAACCGGATCTGCGGCTCCTGCGGTGTGCTCGTCAACGGTGCACCTAAGCTTCTCTGCTGGGACGAAGCTGTACCGGAAATGACTGTTAAGCCTCTACCTAATTTTCCGGTAATAAAGGATCTGGTGGTAGATAGAAGCATCTACGACAGCCGCATCCAGCAGATGCATCCATACTTGGAGCCCCGTGAACCTAGACCAGTCACCGGCGAAATCAGCCCCGAAACACTCTACAACTTAAAGCCGGAGGAAACGCAACTCGCAGTCAAATTCCAAGAGTGCATAGAATGTCTTCTCTGCGTCTCGGTGTGCCCGGTAGCTGATGGAGGAAACGCGAAGTACCCGGGCCCAGCCGCGTTAACTAGGTTAGCACAATATACCTTCGATCCACGAGACTCGCTTCCGAGAGTTGACGCAGCCTTCAAGGAACACATCTACGACTGCATCCGCTGCTACTCCTGCGAAAAAGCCTGTCCAGTAAAGATACCCATCGTAACCGGTATCAGCCGAATTCAGCAGCTAGCAAAAACGGCGGGCAAGCAGGAAACACGACATCTACGTGAAATGGTTGAGGGCTACTTCTAA
- a CDS encoding ABC transporter permease — MKNKKLSEITLSPFVLRLATLAVFVVVWDGSVRAGYLDRLFFASPTEIAGVLPYTFTNLFIPNLGVTLLEYAAGFTLAIIVGLAVGVATGTNDSAYRVTNPFIGLGMTTPKVALVPLFMLALGLGWNSIAAFGALLGVFPIIINSAAGVRQVKPEYLAAARSMGHSRLKTYWKVVFPFALPTFIAGFFLGSNLVMIGVLVMELIMGRAGLSPMMAELSYNFRTPELYAAAILTITLTTGINGAIWLISRRMNSWRNN, encoded by the coding sequence GTGAAAAATAAGAAGCTGAGCGAGATTACGCTGTCCCCCTTCGTTCTGAGATTAGCGACACTAGCAGTTTTCGTCGTCGTCTGGGATGGGAGTGTCAGAGCAGGGTATCTTGATCGCCTATTCTTCGCATCCCCTACCGAGATAGCGGGTGTACTCCCTTACACATTCACAAATCTCTTCATACCGAATCTAGGTGTAACGCTGCTTGAATATGCAGCCGGCTTCACGCTCGCCATAATCGTAGGGTTGGCGGTGGGTGTTGCAACTGGAACTAATGATAGCGCGTACAGAGTCACTAACCCCTTCATCGGGCTTGGGATGACCACACCTAAGGTGGCGTTGGTGCCGCTTTTCATGCTTGCACTCGGTTTAGGATGGAACTCAATAGCAGCCTTCGGTGCGCTTCTAGGGGTCTTCCCAATAATCATTAATTCGGCTGCAGGCGTTAGGCAGGTGAAGCCTGAGTATCTAGCGGCTGCGCGGTCGATGGGTCACTCGCGCCTCAAGACGTACTGGAAGGTTGTGTTTCCCTTCGCGCTCCCAACATTCATAGCAGGTTTCTTCCTCGGATCTAACCTCGTAATGATCGGCGTGCTCGTCATGGAGTTAATCATGGGGCGGGCTGGACTGAGCCCAATGATGGCGGAGCTATCATACAACTTCCGAACCCCCGAGCTTTACGCGGCAGCCATACTCACAATCACGCTCACAACAGGGATAAACGGCGCAATATGGCTCATCTCACGCAGAATGAACAGCTGGCGAAACAACTAA
- a CDS encoding benzoate-CoA ligase family protein, which translates to MFKETVEFNVSEELVDANVQRGRGGKEAYLYHRDTEPRRLSYRELLELVNRTGSGLKRIGVSFENRVMILDDDTPEVVACVLGAIKIGAIPFVANTMMTRDDYEYLVNDSRSHTAIVGADYVEKVEGILGVSKYLKNLVVIGKPETDQISYQEIIGEASTDLEAVRLPPDEVVLWQYSSGTTGRPKGVMHTQGGILHSTDTYFKQVLGLGERDVCFSVSRLYFGYGQGNSMWGPLRFGATTVLAGGKFSPEGVLKILERYGVTILFAAPTHYNKMLENRDILRRYSLTSLRMCVSAGEPLPPVIYRKWKDLTGLDILDGIGSTEAFHIFMSNRPENAQPGSSGTPVPGYEVRIIDGQFNDVRTGEMGRLLVKGGSMASGYWNRYLKTKETFIGEWLLTGDVYYKDDKGYYWYYSRSDDMIRSSGVWVSPIEVEKILMEHPAILEAAAVQGYNEDGLQKVKAIVVLRPGYAESPDLIEELRNHVKDKTASYKKPERIEFVKELPKTSTGKIQRYKFRESEEQRLMHIRNGQI; encoded by the coding sequence ATGTTCAAGGAAACGGTAGAGTTCAACGTTTCTGAAGAATTGGTCGACGCGAATGTGCAGAGAGGCCGAGGCGGCAAAGAAGCCTATCTTTATCATCGAGACACAGAACCGAGGCGATTATCTTACCGCGAACTCTTGGAATTGGTGAATAGAACTGGCTCCGGCTTGAAAAGGATCGGGGTTTCGTTTGAGAACCGGGTCATGATACTCGATGACGACACTCCCGAGGTTGTCGCATGTGTACTGGGTGCGATTAAGATAGGGGCGATCCCGTTTGTAGCAAACACGATGATGACAAGAGACGACTACGAGTATCTCGTAAACGACAGCAGGAGCCACACCGCAATAGTGGGTGCTGATTACGTTGAAAAGGTCGAAGGTATTTTAGGTGTATCAAAATACCTCAAGAATCTAGTAGTGATCGGAAAGCCTGAGACCGACCAAATTTCGTATCAAGAAATAATTGGTGAAGCATCGACGGATTTGGAAGCAGTTAGATTACCTCCAGACGAAGTAGTGCTCTGGCAATATAGTTCAGGGACCACAGGGAGACCAAAGGGAGTTATGCACACTCAGGGAGGCATCCTCCATTCGACTGATACCTATTTCAAACAGGTTCTAGGACTTGGCGAAAGAGATGTTTGCTTTTCGGTAAGCCGACTATATTTCGGGTATGGTCAGGGGAACAGCATGTGGGGTCCATTAAGATTCGGGGCAACTACCGTTCTCGCTGGCGGCAAATTTAGTCCTGAAGGGGTACTAAAAATTCTTGAAAGATACGGGGTCACGATCTTATTCGCAGCACCCACTCATTATAATAAGATGCTTGAGAATAGGGATATTCTACGCCGATACAGCCTAACCTCTCTCAGAATGTGCGTTTCAGCAGGCGAACCGTTACCCCCTGTGATATATCGGAAGTGGAAGGATCTAACGGGTCTAGATATCCTTGACGGAATAGGTTCGACCGAAGCGTTTCACATCTTTATGTCCAACAGACCAGAGAACGCTCAGCCGGGTAGCAGTGGGACTCCGGTTCCAGGATATGAAGTGAGAATCATCGATGGGCAGTTCAACGATGTCCGAACCGGCGAAATGGGAAGACTTCTGGTCAAAGGTGGAAGTATGGCGTCAGGCTATTGGAACAGATACCTGAAAACGAAAGAGACGTTCATTGGAGAATGGCTCTTAACTGGAGATGTCTATTACAAGGACGACAAGGGCTACTACTGGTACTACAGCCGATCCGACGACATGATTAGGTCGAGCGGAGTGTGGGTTTCCCCGATTGAAGTTGAGAAGATTCTAATGGAGCACCCAGCAATTCTAGAAGCTGCGGCTGTGCAGGGATATAATGAGGATGGTCTTCAAAAGGTTAAGGCGATCGTCGTCCTGAGACCAGGGTATGCGGAGTCTCCAGATTTGATTGAAGAACTCAGAAATCACGTCAAAGATAAAACTGCGTCTTACAAAAAACCTGAACGAATCGAGTTTGTTAAGGAGCTGCCCAAGACTTCGACTGGGAAGATACAGAGGTACAAGTTCAGGGAATCTGAAGAGCAGCGCTTGATGCATATCCGGAATGGGCAGATATAG
- a CDS encoding B12-binding domain-containing protein has product MIRFGGKTNLQTLREALIELREDEAERLINEKLLDGENPLKIVEWLREGINSIGHQYKEGAVGIVELGMASMILQGCLENLRDWYEGVVFPSVGRVIIGTMRGDRGDISRGLVGSLLFGEGFTIYDLGDDVSPEQIVEKTDEISAELVVITGLAEDSIKMIRETVDAIKKSEISARVIVVSRIGIDSAFNIDDNLRMTIHADVVLNNLAAVSDSARELVRNRKTKND; this is encoded by the coding sequence ATGATAAGGTTTGGCGGTAAGACGAATTTACAAACCCTTCGAGAGGCTTTGATAGAACTGAGGGAAGACGAAGCGGAACGGCTCATCAACGAGAAACTTTTGGATGGAGAAAATCCACTGAAGATCGTAGAGTGGCTCCGTGAGGGAATAAACAGTATTGGCCACCAATACAAAGAAGGTGCGGTAGGCATAGTAGAGCTTGGAATGGCCAGCATGATACTTCAGGGATGCCTAGAGAATCTTAGGGACTGGTACGAAGGAGTAGTGTTTCCGAGTGTTGGCCGAGTCATCATCGGAACAATGCGTGGAGATCGTGGTGACATAAGCAGGGGACTAGTCGGATCTCTGCTCTTCGGAGAAGGTTTCACAATCTACGACTTGGGTGATGATGTATCACCTGAGCAGATCGTCGAAAAAACCGATGAGATATCCGCTGAACTAGTCGTCATTACTGGTTTGGCTGAAGATTCTATCAAGATGATCAGAGAGACCGTCGACGCGATCAAGAAATCAGAAATCTCGGCCAGAGTGATAGTCGTGTCTCGAATCGGAATCGATAGCGCCTTCAATATAGACGATAACCTGAGAATGACCATCCATGCCGATGTCGTCCTAAATAATTTGGCAGCGGTGAGTGATTCAGCGCGGGAACTCGTCAGGAATAGAAAAACTAAGAATGACTAA
- a CDS encoding ABC transporter permease: MGADKTMLLLSRVNQLRLLIAALLIIVWQSVASLPSVSKLIVASPMEVLRATTSIFLLTNSKVPNFYLHLQRTGYEVFIAYLLVIAVGLPLGIAFGASRRVADTYEPLLLAYLAFPTVVLFPLIFLIFGSGELSKIVYGVLIGFAYVAFNAASGVQQVEKGLVDLSRSLGHSRLSTIFKVVLPSAMPTIIGGFRLGFGFTFIGVMVGEIINGSVGLGYLLNWTALSFLTPELYAIIIISIGVGVAGDSVFRAAENRLMRWRY, translated from the coding sequence TTGGGAGCCGATAAAACGATGCTGCTGCTGAGCAGAGTAAACCAGCTTCGGCTCCTGATAGCCGCTTTGCTCATCATCGTCTGGCAGAGTGTCGCTAGTTTACCCTCGGTCAGCAAGCTAATTGTGGCTAGCCCTATGGAGGTGCTTCGAGCCACAACGAGCATATTTCTCCTCACTAACAGTAAGGTACCAAATTTTTACCTGCATCTGCAGCGAACCGGTTACGAGGTTTTCATTGCTTATCTGCTTGTTATCGCGGTTGGGCTGCCACTAGGCATAGCTTTTGGAGCATCTCGCCGCGTCGCGGATACCTATGAGCCGCTGCTGCTGGCGTACTTGGCGTTTCCCACCGTTGTTCTGTTTCCACTTATCTTTCTGATATTCGGCTCCGGAGAACTGTCAAAGATTGTTTACGGTGTTCTAATAGGCTTCGCCTATGTTGCTTTTAACGCGGCGTCAGGGGTTCAGCAGGTTGAAAAGGGTCTTGTTGATCTGAGTCGTTCGCTGGGGCACAGCAGGCTGTCTACAATTTTCAAGGTTGTTTTGCCTTCGGCTATGCCAACGATTATCGGTGGTTTTCGGCTTGGATTCGGCTTCACCTTCATCGGGGTAATGGTGGGTGAGATTATCAATGGAAGCGTCGGCCTCGGATACCTTCTGAACTGGACGGCCCTAAGCTTCCTCACGCCTGAGCTTTACGCGATAATTATCATCTCAATAGGCGTAGGTGTGGCCGGAGACTCCGTTTTCAGAGCGGCAGAGAACAGGCTGATGAGGTGGCGATACTGA
- a CDS encoding ABC transporter ATP-binding protein gives MPAPVAIKTVQSQKPKINVRNLSVKYHDRPNSREITAIEDINLQVNENDFLVIIGPSGCGKSSLLGAIAGTVKPTQGEIVINYDSDAGEDREKKTRSIAMMFQDPLLLPWRTVAKNIEFALEPRRIPKPEREARIDRYLKMVHLEEFRDCYPRQLSGGMRQRVALCRALAVEPEILLMDEPFGALDEQTRLLLADELAKIWREVKRTIIFVTHSLSEAVYLGENIAVMTKRPGRIKEVLKVDIPRPRDFESPHFNGLQQQLWEKLKIEAFGSR, from the coding sequence ATGCCCGCCCCCGTGGCGATCAAGACGGTGCAGAGCCAGAAACCGAAGATCAACGTAAGAAACCTATCGGTGAAGTACCACGATCGCCCGAACAGCAGGGAAATCACAGCCATAGAGGACATCAACCTGCAGGTCAACGAAAACGACTTTCTAGTCATCATAGGGCCAAGCGGCTGCGGCAAATCATCCCTACTCGGCGCCATCGCCGGCACCGTGAAACCCACTCAAGGAGAGATTGTAATCAACTATGACAGTGATGCGGGGGAAGATCGGGAAAAGAAGACTCGAAGCATCGCGATGATGTTTCAGGATCCTCTACTTCTACCTTGGCGCACCGTCGCAAAGAACATCGAGTTCGCCCTTGAACCGAGGAGAATCCCGAAACCTGAACGTGAAGCACGAATAGACCGGTACCTCAAGATGGTGCATCTGGAAGAGTTCCGTGACTGTTACCCGCGGCAGCTCTCAGGTGGAATGCGGCAGCGGGTCGCACTTTGCCGCGCGTTAGCGGTTGAACCTGAGATACTGTTAATGGATGAGCCGTTCGGAGCACTTGATGAGCAGACAAGGCTTCTGCTGGCTGATGAGCTTGCAAAGATATGGAGAGAAGTGAAGCGGACAATAATATTTGTGACCCACAGCCTAAGCGAGGCTGTTTACTTAGGGGAGAACATCGCGGTCATGACTAAGAGACCAGGCAGAATCAAGGAGGTTTTGAAGGTAGATATTCCGAGACCCAGAGATTTTGAAAGCCCACATTTCAACGGTCTTCAACAGCAGCTGTGGGAGAAGCTGAAGATAGAAGCGTTTGGGAGCCGATAA
- a CDS encoding U32 family peptidase, producing MKLAVPCRFEFDLLERLNEINSKYETIHEVFGSIPASIIGHGRATAGIEYFGKVDMDHVKKFAEKAHSVGIQVNYLLNAQCLGNTEYTEDGRTEIMKYLESIYAANVDSVTIAIPLLADIIKREFPGLKVVVSVISEANNPHRVALWKKIGVDRINIDYDSNRDFKRLKSISLNANIDLELLLNDGCLFFCPFQKYHRVLSAHGSKTGTARKNYIDYCLLKCSIERTDNPGEIIRGPWIRPEDTEFYEKQFGIHLFKISGRYQPADWIVNVAEAYSRRSYEGNFMDLLSLTFPTLAAHRIIVPVMNEGQIVATPPKVYIDNKKLDRFFNHIVKIGGCGDDSQCEACRFCEKTAQEVVEIRDPKMMKGYNSSLKSSLDTLLKSPVEVDLPRR from the coding sequence ATGAAGCTAGCTGTTCCATGTAGGTTTGAATTTGATCTTCTCGAACGTCTGAACGAAATCAACAGTAAGTACGAGACTATCCACGAGGTATTCGGGTCTATTCCAGCCTCGATCATCGGGCATGGACGCGCCACCGCAGGCATTGAGTACTTCGGGAAGGTCGATATGGATCATGTTAAGAAGTTCGCTGAGAAGGCCCATTCAGTAGGAATTCAGGTTAACTATCTCCTTAACGCACAGTGCCTTGGAAACACCGAGTATACTGAGGATGGCCGCACAGAGATTATGAAGTATCTTGAATCGATTTACGCCGCAAATGTTGACTCAGTGACAATCGCTATCCCGCTTCTCGCAGACATTATCAAAAGAGAGTTCCCAGGCTTGAAGGTTGTTGTCTCCGTGATTTCGGAGGCGAATAATCCGCATCGAGTCGCGCTCTGGAAGAAGATAGGAGTAGACCGCATTAACATCGATTATGATAGTAACAGAGATTTCAAACGACTCAAAAGCATCTCTCTGAACGCAAACATCGATCTTGAACTACTTCTCAATGACGGATGTCTCTTCTTCTGCCCCTTCCAAAAGTATCACCGCGTCCTATCTGCCCACGGCTCCAAGACAGGCACGGCTAGAAAGAACTACATAGATTACTGTCTACTCAAATGCTCGATTGAGAGAACAGATAATCCAGGTGAAATCATTAGAGGACCCTGGATTAGACCCGAGGACACTGAATTCTACGAGAAACAGTTCGGTATCCACCTCTTCAAGATATCGGGCAGATATCAGCCGGCGGACTGGATAGTGAATGTCGCCGAAGCTTATTCACGCAGAAGCTATGAAGGAAATTTCATGGATCTTCTAAGCCTAACCTTCCCCACCCTCGCAGCCCACAGGATCATCGTCCCAGTTATGAATGAGGGGCAAATCGTTGCAACACCTCCCAAAGTCTATATTGACAACAAGAAGCTAGACCGCTTCTTCAATCATATCGTGAAAATAGGTGGATGCGGTGACGACAGCCAATGCGAGGCCTGTCGATTCTGTGAAAAAACAGCCCAAGAGGTCGTCGAGATAAGGGATCCGAAGATGATGAAGGGATACAACAGCTCACTCAAGAGCTCACTGGACACTCTGCTCAAAAGTCCAGTCGAAGTTGACTTACCCCGTCGATGA
- a CDS encoding FAD-binding protein, which produces MAAKLIRTEILVVGSGLAGCIAAIQAHDLGVEVLVLEKGLFAKSGSSVMASRFSLYTFDPKPLSDWGGGPYVQPGLIDDEDLRRNLKVETASNAQASWRFLAEFENMGALFRRSSDGKIWPQTAGGCHSSKLDMTGKMVMQVLGAQVKKRGVKILESTVATRLLTRNGEVVGVTALDIERGELLAIAAKSVILATGSTAWYPTSTLPDNLSGDGSAMAFRAGAELADLCEIIFYNYKNPAVPPRRWVFPIEDWDIKPLDWRTPKTLNARGADIWQMPEYQRWFNVAAAHGLDGKKQGIPLWLKVYVNACEIAAGRGTDRGGVYVSYRHMADLAGKMKESWWRYSFFEKIGVNPMRDLMEVGVVPHLERGGVVTDAKTEATGLPGLFVIGSAISGVGGLMGCVSTAKWSAKYGVERCQQVKKTPAPDESDVVAEESRISRLLETVGKGECFFSSSVKRMVKQVLQDTCFFWKEEKMMQQGLERLAAIRRDVLPNLRLESGSRRFNQGLVDALDAENLLDLSELYIEMALRKKESRGVFRRLDYPEESSVFTGVRVRLEDGEKRFRTVTVKIPWD; this is translated from the coding sequence TTGGCTGCGAAGCTAATCCGGACAGAAATCCTTGTTGTTGGCAGCGGATTAGCGGGCTGCATCGCCGCAATACAGGCGCATGATCTCGGCGTCGAAGTATTGGTTCTTGAGAAGGGTCTTTTCGCCAAGAGTGGTTCAAGCGTGATGGCCAGTCGCTTCAGCCTTTACACTTTCGACCCGAAGCCTCTCTCAGACTGGGGTGGTGGTCCCTATGTCCAACCGGGTCTAATCGACGATGAGGATCTTAGGCGCAACTTGAAGGTTGAGACCGCGAGTAATGCTCAAGCATCTTGGAGGTTCCTCGCCGAGTTTGAAAATATGGGTGCCCTCTTCAGACGTTCATCTGATGGAAAGATCTGGCCGCAGACCGCCGGCGGGTGCCACAGCAGTAAGCTCGACATGACTGGGAAGATGGTGATGCAGGTTCTCGGTGCCCAGGTCAAGAAACGCGGTGTAAAGATACTGGAGTCAACAGTCGCAACCCGCCTTCTCACACGTAATGGAGAGGTGGTTGGTGTAACTGCCCTCGATATCGAGCGTGGTGAGCTACTGGCTATAGCGGCGAAATCGGTAATCTTGGCTACAGGCTCAACAGCTTGGTACCCTACATCTACTCTTCCAGATAACCTCTCGGGTGACGGTTCAGCAATGGCCTTCCGTGCAGGGGCTGAGCTAGCGGATCTGTGCGAAATCATCTTCTACAATTATAAGAACCCTGCTGTTCCTCCGCGGCGCTGGGTCTTCCCGATCGAGGATTGGGACATTAAGCCGCTGGACTGGCGAACACCTAAAACGTTGAACGCACGCGGAGCCGATATTTGGCAGATGCCTGAATACCAGCGGTGGTTTAACGTTGCCGCTGCACACGGATTAGACGGTAAAAAGCAGGGTATCCCACTTTGGTTAAAGGTCTACGTCAACGCATGTGAAATCGCCGCGGGGCGCGGTACTGACCGAGGAGGCGTCTATGTGAGCTACCGGCATATGGCTGATCTTGCAGGTAAAATGAAGGAGAGCTGGTGGCGATACAGTTTCTTCGAGAAGATCGGGGTGAACCCTATGCGCGACCTTATGGAGGTCGGTGTTGTTCCCCACCTTGAGCGCGGAGGCGTGGTGACTGATGCAAAGACCGAGGCCACTGGTCTCCCCGGTCTCTTCGTAATAGGGAGCGCAATATCAGGAGTTGGCGGCCTAATGGGCTGCGTCTCAACAGCGAAGTGGAGCGCGAAATACGGGGTTGAGCGGTGTCAACAGGTGAAGAAGACACCGGCTCCAGATGAATCTGATGTAGTGGCTGAGGAGAGCCGGATTTCACGGCTGCTGGAAACCGTTGGAAAAGGGGAATGCTTCTTTTCGTCATCGGTCAAGCGGATGGTTAAGCAGGTGTTGCAGGACACGTGCTTCTTCTGGAAGGAGGAGAAGATGATGCAGCAGGGTTTAGAGCGTCTTGCCGCTATCCGCAGAGATGTTTTGCCTAATCTTCGCTTGGAGTCAGGTTCCCGCCGGTTTAATCAGGGTCTGGTTGACGCTTTGGACGCCGAGAACCTTCTTGATTTATCTGAGCTGTATATTGAGATGGCTCTGAGGAAGAAGGAGAGCCGCGGTGTATTCAGACGCCTCGACTATCCTGAGGAAAGTAGCGTCTTCACAGGTGTCCGAGTCAGGCTTGAGGATGGCGAGAAGAGGTTTCGCACGGTTACGGTGAAGATACCTTGGGATTAG